A DNA window from Etheostoma spectabile isolate EspeVRDwgs_2016 chromosome 22, UIUC_Espe_1.0, whole genome shotgun sequence contains the following coding sequences:
- the topbp1 gene encoding DNA topoisomerase 2-binding protein 1 isoform X2, which translates to MSKGDRDGFIVKFVECNAKGQNKEYAVKAYEAILELQSDKYLKTVDEDAVLQMDQKDKSLFVFSSFTTPAFLHCKKLGCRVVSPLVVLYCLQQQHCVPKAETPIYNMAMADITISCTSLDKATRTEVMDLVQLMGGRVYLDLNVSVTHLIAGEVGSKKYLVAASLSKPILLPTWVKACWEKSQDSLFRYTDLPIEDYLCPVLRGCTVCVTGLSSTERKEVQRLCDQHGANYTGQLKMNECTHLIVSEPTGQKYECAKKWNVYCVSLHWLFDSIEKGFCQDETRYTVERNASKTTRPHTSTPTGTNRKEEGPSLLGLSHISVNASMTVNDTALTNATVSRLEAPDPIETLDLTVCPADDILDGCKLYLCGLPGKKLEKLRRLVNSAGGLRFNQPSEELTHVVMGELDQDLKSFLCKAIHRPHVVTVQWLLDSFSKGSQLPEAGYLHPDCLPPTLAAVLVPARHTPTSRHSDGPPTASPSTPRQTRAEEDLLSQYMDDDPTVVDMDQPAEGNSRKSISTSSEPCAPNYSRGPEPDSTLQEASEAGLFFGKCFLFVGFGNEAEAQLSLLVTENGGRVLMGRTRVVADYAVVPLLGCSVEATVDEVVTDTWLAMCVEKESVLQLSSNPLFTPVSVMDGRFPLKDCVLSVSQFTGAERESLVELAKHLGANVQDYFVRLANQKKMMLASTHLVLQSPEGTKYQAAKKWGFPAVTMRWILESARTGQRAEEGRFLVDLPPSPERDDESFVGGSQKPIMPPPARMSPEIPLLGLQSGKAVTPLDLGRFQSKVFHSVFDEMKPKQAISTPKQNQEGGRRNPLQKEASLQLDTPSRFLSRDQLFRPSFNVKDVLGDLETPGGRTKPGERIETPLTEVVNRTLQVALANSSRSTTSDMQAISASPQFTKTTEKEVSEREAGPLTGIVICVGKKLSKMQGELNAIAASLGADFRWACDDTVTHYIYQGRVGDNTREYRGVKERGLHVVSQYWLQACAEEQRHVPESLYPFTYNPKMSLNLSQVPNSSQKSPPFTRTQLKDIYEANDNKCDHVATEEATSRHGSGDKEVMNETTDRTDISETLEMRENLQRQLQEIMSATKLTTGRRASVRLSRMGSGGADSGPHTPDGSRFGRCGSRRTLEALRVTREAAMDINTEPSQSEQIVWDDPTAREERAKLADNLQWPGSPSQHSETVAPPPPPTAENGSQFRDSMTDSELVEMAACDVIDRHMGQRGTTAPTVERGNDILTPNAPSIAFPITNPPVVPEPQEREEEKQPPRFQLSSLSPQERIDYSHLIEELGGVVLDRQSFDPSCSHIIIGTPLRNEKYLAAMAAGKWILHRSYLEACRSVGRFIQEDEYEWGSSSILDALPSITSQQRRLALAAMRWRKTLHGCSEQGGAFSGWTVMLNIDQSRESGFRRLLQSGNAKVAAESLPVLVQGDHSPVCRLCSAEAWRLQGQCVRCYLPRSHMLEARVHRRLPHAGANPADRAVLPD; encoded by the exons ATGTCCAAAGGAGACAGAGACGGCTTCATTGTGAAGTTTGTGGAATGTAACGCTAAAGGACAAAATAAAGAGTATGCTGTCAAGGCTTATGAG GCCATTTTGGAGCTGCAGTCTGACAAGTACTTGAAGACCGTCGATGAAGATGCAGTTTTACAGATGGACCAGAAAGACAAGTCTCTGTTTGTCTTCAGCAGCTTCACTACCCCAGCCTTTCTGCACTGCAAAAAG CTTGGCTGCCGAGTGGTGAGTCCACTGGTAGTGTTGTACTGCCTGCAACAGCAGCATTGTGTCCCCAAAGCAGAGACGCCCATCTATAACATGGCCATGGCTGACATCACTATTTCCTGCACCAGTCTGGATAAAGCCACCCGG ACAGAGGTGATGGATCTGGTGCAACTTATGGGTGGACGGGTCTATCTTGACTTAAATGTATCTGTCACACACCTAATAGCAGGAGAAGTGGGCAGCAAAAAATACCTGGTAGCTGCCAGCCTGAGTAAACCCATCCTGCTGCCTACATGGGTCAAAGCATGTTGGGAGAAATCTCAGGACAG TCTTTTCAGATATACTGATCTACCCATTGAGGATTATTTGTGCCCTGTGCTGCGTGGCTGCACTGTTTGTGTGACAGGCCTCTCCAGCACAGAACGTAAAGAGGTGCAGCGACTCTGTGATCAGCATGGAGCCAATTACACTGGTCAGCTCAAAATGAATGAGTGTACACACCTCATTGTTAGTGAGCCAACAG gTCAGAAGTACGAGTGTGCAAAGAAGTGGAATGTGTATTGCGTGTCTCTGCACTGGCTGTTTGACAGCATAGAAAAGGGCTTTTGTCAAGACGAGACCAGGTACACTGTGGAGCGTAACGCATCAAAGACCACTCGACCACACACTTCCACTCCCACTGGCACCAACAGGAAGGAGG AGGGACCATCTCTGTTGGGCTTAAGCCACATTTCTGTCAATGCTAGCATGACAGTTAATGACACAGCCCTCACCAACGCCACCGTCAGCCGCCTGGAAGCCCCAGACCCCATAGAGACTCTTGATCTCACCGTCTGCCCAGCTGATGATATACTGGATGGTTGTAAG CTGTATCTGTGTGGCCTGCCAGGGAAGAAACTGGAGAAGCTGCGGCGTCTTGTGAACTCTGCAGGAGGTCTGCGCTTCAACCAGCCCAGTGAGGAACTCACACATGTGGTCATGGGAGAGCTGGACCAGGACCTCAAGAGTTTTCTGTGCAAAGCAATACATAG ACCCCATGTAGTAACAGTGCAGTGGCTGCTGGACAGTTTCAGCAAAGGCAGTCAACTACCAGAAGCAGGTTACCTCCACCCTGACTGTCTGCCCCCAACTCTGGCTGCTGTACTTGTGCCTGCTCGTCACACTCCCACCTCTCGGCATTCAGACGGTCCCCCCACAGCCAGTCCCAGCACTCCTAGGCAAACAAGAGCCGAGGAAGATCTGCTCTCTCAGTACATGGATGATGACCCTACAGTAG TGGACATGGACCAACCAGCAGAGGGCAACAGCAGGAAGTCCATCAGTACATCTTCTGAGCCTTGTGCACCAAACTACTCCAGAGGACCAGAGCCAGACTCAACCCTGCAGGAAGCCAGTGAGGCAGGCCTATTTTTTGGgaaatgtttcctttttgtgGGCTTTGGCAATGAGGCAGAAGCCCAGCTGTCTCTGCTGGTGACAGAAAATGGAGGCAGGGTGCTGATGGGCCGTACACGTGTTGTGGCAGACTATGCAGTGGTCCCACTTTTGGGCTGTTCAGTGGAGGCCACAGTTGACGAGGTGGTCACTGATACCTGGCTG GCCATGTGTGTGGAAAAGGAGTCTGTTTTGCAGCTGTCCTCCAACCCTTTGTTCACACCTGTTTCTGTGATGGACGGACGTTTTCCTCTCAAAGATTGCGTTCTCTCTGTCAGCCAGTTCACCGGAGCGGAGAGGGAGTCTTTGGTGGAGCTGGCCAAGCACCTTGGAGCCAA TGTCCAGGATTATTTTGTGCGCCTGGCAAACCAGAAGAAAATGATGCTGGCCAGCACTCATCTGGTGCTGCAGAGCCCTGAAGGCACAAAATACCAGGCAGCAAAGAAATGGGGGTTTCCAGCTGTCACCATGCGCTGGATACTAGAGTCTGCTCGGACCGGCCAGAGGGCAGAAGAGGGGCGTTTTCTAGTTGACCTGCCGCCCTCCCCAG aGAGGGATGATGAGAGTTTTGTTGGTGGTTCCCAGAAGCCTATCATGCCTCCACCAGCACGTATGTCTCCAGAGATCCCTTTGCTGGGTCTCCAGAGCGGTAAGGCCGTTACCCCGCTGGATTTGGGTCGCTTCCAGAGCAAAGTGTTTCACTCCGTGTTTGATGAAATGAAACCCAAACAAGCCATCAGCACCCCCAAACAAAACCAGGAGGGTGGCAGAAGGAATCCCCTTCAGAAGGAAGCCTCCCTGCAGCTGGACACTCCCTCTCGTTTCCTCAGCAGAGACCAGCTGTTCAGGCCCTCCTTCAATGTCAAG GATGTACTAGGAGATTTGGAGACCCCCGGTGGAAGAACTAAACCAGGAGAGAGGATTGAGACTCCACTGACTGAAGTCGTCAACAGGACTCTGCAGGTGGCTCTCGCCAACAGCTCCCGAAGTACCACCTCAGATATGCAAGCCATCTCTGCTAGCCCCCAATTTACCAAGACAACTGAGAAGGAG GTCTCAGAAAGAGAAGCTGGCCCTCTGACTGGTATTGTGATCTGTGTGGGAAAGAAACTGAGCAAAATGCAGGGTGAACTCAATGCCATTGCTGCCTCGCTTGGAGCAGACTTCAG GTGGGCTTGTGACGATACAGTGACACACTACATCTATCAGGGCCGTGTGGGGGACAACACCCGGGAATACAGAGGAGTGAAGGAGAGAGGACTGCATGTTGTCTCCCAGTACTGGCTGCAGGCT TGTGCTGAGGAGCAGAGACATGTCCCAGAGTCTCTGTATCCTTTCACCTATAACCCCAAGATGAGCCTAAACCTCAGCCAGGTGCCCAACAGCTCTCAGAAGTCTCCTCCTTTTACACGAACTCAACTCAAAGACATCTATGAGGCAAATGATAACAAG TGTGATCACGTTGCCACGGAAGAAGCCACATCACGTCATGGAAGCGGAGATAAAGAAGTGATGAATGAAACTACAGATAGAACTG ATATTTCAGAGACTCTAGAAATGAGAGAGAACCTGCAAAGACAACTCCAGGAGATCATGTCAGCCACCAAGCTGACGACAGGGAGGCGTGCCTCAGTCAGACTTAGCAGGATGGGATCAGGAGGGGCCGACTCGGGCCCCCACACACCTGATGGGAGTCGGTTTGGACGCTGCGGGAGCAGACGTACTCTGGAAGCTCTGAG GGTTACCAGAGAAGCAGCTATGGACATAAACACAGAGCCATCTCAGAGTGAACAGATAGTTTGGGATGACCCTACAGCCAGGGAGGAGAGGGCCAAGCTGGCTGATAATTTACAGTGGCCTGGTAGTCCCTCACAACACTCTGAGACCGttgcacctcctcctcctcccactgCAGAAAACGGCTCTCAGTTCAGGGACTCCATGACAGACTCTGAGCTGGTGGAGATGG CTGCTTGTGACGTCATCGACCGGCACATGGGCCAGAGAGGCACAACGGCTCCAACAGTGGAGCGAGGAAATGACATCCTCACTCCTAACGCCCCCAGCATCGCCTTCCCTATCACCAACCCCCCAGTAGTACCGGAGCCACAG gaGCGTGAGGAAGAAAAGCAGCCACCCAGATTTCAGCTGTCCTCCCTCAGCCCTCAGGAACGCATTGATTACAGTCACCTAATAGAGGAGCTTG GCGGTGTAGTCCTGGACAGGCAGTCTTTCGACCCCAGCTGCTCGCACATCATCATAGGAACTCCTCTGCGGAACGAGAAGTATCTGGCAGCAATGGCAGCGGGCAAGTGGATCCTGCACCGCTCGTACCTGGAGGCCTGCCGCTCTGTGGGTCGCTTCATCCAG GAGGATGAGTATGAGTGGGGCAGTAGCTCCATTCTGGATGCGTTGCCCTCCATCACCTCCCAGCAGAGGAGACTGGCGTTAGCTGCCATGCGCTGGAGAAAAACCC
- the topbp1 gene encoding DNA topoisomerase 2-binding protein 1 isoform X3 encodes MSKGDRDGFIVKFVECNAKGQNKEYAVKAYEAILELQSDKYLKTVDEDAVLQMDQKDKSLFVFSSFTTPAFLHCKKLGCRVVSPLVVLYCLQQQHCVPKAETPIYNMAMADITISCTSLDKATRTEVMDLVQLMGGRVYLDLNVSVTHLIAGEVGSKKYLVAASLSKPILLPTWVKACWEKSQDSLFRYTDLPIEDYLCPVLRGCTVCVTGLSSTERKEVQRLCDQHGANYTGQLKMNECTHLIVSEPTGQKYECAKKWNVYCVSLHWLFDSIEKGFCQDETRYTVERNASKTTRPHTSTPTGTNRKEEGPSLLGLSHISVNASMTVNDTALTNATVSRLEAPDPIETLDLTVCPADDILDGCKLYLCGLPGKKLEKLRRLVNSAGGLRFNQPSEELTHVVMGELDQDLKSFLCKAIHRPHVVTVQWLLDSFSKGSQLPEAGYLHPDCLPPTLAAVLVPARHTPTSRHSDGPPTASPSTPRQTRAEEDLLSQYMDDDPTVVDMDQPAEGNSRKSISTSSEPCAPNYSRGPEPDSTLQEASEAGLFFGKCFLFVGFGNEAEAQLSLLVTENGGRVLMGRTRVVADYAVVPLLGCSVEATVDEVVTDTWLAMCVEKESVLQLSSNPLFTPVSVMDGRFPLKDCVLSVSQFTGAERESLVELAKHLGANVQDYFVRLANQKKMMLASTHLVLQSPEGTKYQAAKKWGFPAVTMRWILESARTGQRAEEGRFLVDLPPSPERDDESFVGGSQKPIMPPPARMSPEIPLLGLQSGKAVTPLDLGRFQSKVFHSVFDEMKPKQAISTPKQNQEGGRRNPLQKEASLQLDTPSRFLSRDQLFRPSFNVKDVLGDLETPGGRTKPGERIETPLTEVVNRTLQVALANSSRSTTSDMQAISASPQFTKTTEKEVSEREAGPLTGIVICVGKKLSKMQGELNAIAASLGADFRWACDDTVTHYIYQGRVGDNTREYRGVKERGLHVVSQYWLQACAEEQRHVPESLYPFTYNPKMSLNLSQVPNSSQKSPPFTRTQLKDIYEANDNKCDHVATEEATSRHGSGDKEVMNETTDRTDISETLEMRENLQRQLQEIMSATKLTTGRRASVRLSRMGSGGADSGPHTPDGSRFGRCGSRRTLEALRVTREAAMDINTEPSQSEQIVWDDPTAREERAKLADNLQWPGSPSQHSETVAPPPPPTAENGSQFRDSMTDSELVEMAACDVIDRHMGQRGTTAPTVERGNDILTPNAPSIAFPITNPPVVPEPQEREEEKQPPRFQLSSLSPQERIDYSHLIEELGGVVLDRQSFDPSCSHIIIGTPLRNEKYLAAMAAGKWILHRSYLEACRSVGRFIQEDEYEWGSSSILDALPSITSQQRRLALAAMRWRKTLHGCSEQGGAFSGWTVMLNIDQSRESGFRRLLQSGNAKVXPSPSPSLYKETTHLFADFVRLKPGDFKVNVSDATSLGVTCLKPEYIADYLMQEPTPPIELYYLTEASSEEPPDTPSRKRKASADNSRLKKTRLN; translated from the exons ATGTCCAAAGGAGACAGAGACGGCTTCATTGTGAAGTTTGTGGAATGTAACGCTAAAGGACAAAATAAAGAGTATGCTGTCAAGGCTTATGAG GCCATTTTGGAGCTGCAGTCTGACAAGTACTTGAAGACCGTCGATGAAGATGCAGTTTTACAGATGGACCAGAAAGACAAGTCTCTGTTTGTCTTCAGCAGCTTCACTACCCCAGCCTTTCTGCACTGCAAAAAG CTTGGCTGCCGAGTGGTGAGTCCACTGGTAGTGTTGTACTGCCTGCAACAGCAGCATTGTGTCCCCAAAGCAGAGACGCCCATCTATAACATGGCCATGGCTGACATCACTATTTCCTGCACCAGTCTGGATAAAGCCACCCGG ACAGAGGTGATGGATCTGGTGCAACTTATGGGTGGACGGGTCTATCTTGACTTAAATGTATCTGTCACACACCTAATAGCAGGAGAAGTGGGCAGCAAAAAATACCTGGTAGCTGCCAGCCTGAGTAAACCCATCCTGCTGCCTACATGGGTCAAAGCATGTTGGGAGAAATCTCAGGACAG TCTTTTCAGATATACTGATCTACCCATTGAGGATTATTTGTGCCCTGTGCTGCGTGGCTGCACTGTTTGTGTGACAGGCCTCTCCAGCACAGAACGTAAAGAGGTGCAGCGACTCTGTGATCAGCATGGAGCCAATTACACTGGTCAGCTCAAAATGAATGAGTGTACACACCTCATTGTTAGTGAGCCAACAG gTCAGAAGTACGAGTGTGCAAAGAAGTGGAATGTGTATTGCGTGTCTCTGCACTGGCTGTTTGACAGCATAGAAAAGGGCTTTTGTCAAGACGAGACCAGGTACACTGTGGAGCGTAACGCATCAAAGACCACTCGACCACACACTTCCACTCCCACTGGCACCAACAGGAAGGAGG AGGGACCATCTCTGTTGGGCTTAAGCCACATTTCTGTCAATGCTAGCATGACAGTTAATGACACAGCCCTCACCAACGCCACCGTCAGCCGCCTGGAAGCCCCAGACCCCATAGAGACTCTTGATCTCACCGTCTGCCCAGCTGATGATATACTGGATGGTTGTAAG CTGTATCTGTGTGGCCTGCCAGGGAAGAAACTGGAGAAGCTGCGGCGTCTTGTGAACTCTGCAGGAGGTCTGCGCTTCAACCAGCCCAGTGAGGAACTCACACATGTGGTCATGGGAGAGCTGGACCAGGACCTCAAGAGTTTTCTGTGCAAAGCAATACATAG ACCCCATGTAGTAACAGTGCAGTGGCTGCTGGACAGTTTCAGCAAAGGCAGTCAACTACCAGAAGCAGGTTACCTCCACCCTGACTGTCTGCCCCCAACTCTGGCTGCTGTACTTGTGCCTGCTCGTCACACTCCCACCTCTCGGCATTCAGACGGTCCCCCCACAGCCAGTCCCAGCACTCCTAGGCAAACAAGAGCCGAGGAAGATCTGCTCTCTCAGTACATGGATGATGACCCTACAGTAG TGGACATGGACCAACCAGCAGAGGGCAACAGCAGGAAGTCCATCAGTACATCTTCTGAGCCTTGTGCACCAAACTACTCCAGAGGACCAGAGCCAGACTCAACCCTGCAGGAAGCCAGTGAGGCAGGCCTATTTTTTGGgaaatgtttcctttttgtgGGCTTTGGCAATGAGGCAGAAGCCCAGCTGTCTCTGCTGGTGACAGAAAATGGAGGCAGGGTGCTGATGGGCCGTACACGTGTTGTGGCAGACTATGCAGTGGTCCCACTTTTGGGCTGTTCAGTGGAGGCCACAGTTGACGAGGTGGTCACTGATACCTGGCTG GCCATGTGTGTGGAAAAGGAGTCTGTTTTGCAGCTGTCCTCCAACCCTTTGTTCACACCTGTTTCTGTGATGGACGGACGTTTTCCTCTCAAAGATTGCGTTCTCTCTGTCAGCCAGTTCACCGGAGCGGAGAGGGAGTCTTTGGTGGAGCTGGCCAAGCACCTTGGAGCCAA TGTCCAGGATTATTTTGTGCGCCTGGCAAACCAGAAGAAAATGATGCTGGCCAGCACTCATCTGGTGCTGCAGAGCCCTGAAGGCACAAAATACCAGGCAGCAAAGAAATGGGGGTTTCCAGCTGTCACCATGCGCTGGATACTAGAGTCTGCTCGGACCGGCCAGAGGGCAGAAGAGGGGCGTTTTCTAGTTGACCTGCCGCCCTCCCCAG aGAGGGATGATGAGAGTTTTGTTGGTGGTTCCCAGAAGCCTATCATGCCTCCACCAGCACGTATGTCTCCAGAGATCCCTTTGCTGGGTCTCCAGAGCGGTAAGGCCGTTACCCCGCTGGATTTGGGTCGCTTCCAGAGCAAAGTGTTTCACTCCGTGTTTGATGAAATGAAACCCAAACAAGCCATCAGCACCCCCAAACAAAACCAGGAGGGTGGCAGAAGGAATCCCCTTCAGAAGGAAGCCTCCCTGCAGCTGGACACTCCCTCTCGTTTCCTCAGCAGAGACCAGCTGTTCAGGCCCTCCTTCAATGTCAAG GATGTACTAGGAGATTTGGAGACCCCCGGTGGAAGAACTAAACCAGGAGAGAGGATTGAGACTCCACTGACTGAAGTCGTCAACAGGACTCTGCAGGTGGCTCTCGCCAACAGCTCCCGAAGTACCACCTCAGATATGCAAGCCATCTCTGCTAGCCCCCAATTTACCAAGACAACTGAGAAGGAG GTCTCAGAAAGAGAAGCTGGCCCTCTGACTGGTATTGTGATCTGTGTGGGAAAGAAACTGAGCAAAATGCAGGGTGAACTCAATGCCATTGCTGCCTCGCTTGGAGCAGACTTCAG GTGGGCTTGTGACGATACAGTGACACACTACATCTATCAGGGCCGTGTGGGGGACAACACCCGGGAATACAGAGGAGTGAAGGAGAGAGGACTGCATGTTGTCTCCCAGTACTGGCTGCAGGCT TGTGCTGAGGAGCAGAGACATGTCCCAGAGTCTCTGTATCCTTTCACCTATAACCCCAAGATGAGCCTAAACCTCAGCCAGGTGCCCAACAGCTCTCAGAAGTCTCCTCCTTTTACACGAACTCAACTCAAAGACATCTATGAGGCAAATGATAACAAG TGTGATCACGTTGCCACGGAAGAAGCCACATCACGTCATGGAAGCGGAGATAAAGAAGTGATGAATGAAACTACAGATAGAACTG ATATTTCAGAGACTCTAGAAATGAGAGAGAACCTGCAAAGACAACTCCAGGAGATCATGTCAGCCACCAAGCTGACGACAGGGAGGCGTGCCTCAGTCAGACTTAGCAGGATGGGATCAGGAGGGGCCGACTCGGGCCCCCACACACCTGATGGGAGTCGGTTTGGACGCTGCGGGAGCAGACGTACTCTGGAAGCTCTGAG GGTTACCAGAGAAGCAGCTATGGACATAAACACAGAGCCATCTCAGAGTGAACAGATAGTTTGGGATGACCCTACAGCCAGGGAGGAGAGGGCCAAGCTGGCTGATAATTTACAGTGGCCTGGTAGTCCCTCACAACACTCTGAGACCGttgcacctcctcctcctcccactgCAGAAAACGGCTCTCAGTTCAGGGACTCCATGACAGACTCTGAGCTGGTGGAGATGG CTGCTTGTGACGTCATCGACCGGCACATGGGCCAGAGAGGCACAACGGCTCCAACAGTGGAGCGAGGAAATGACATCCTCACTCCTAACGCCCCCAGCATCGCCTTCCCTATCACCAACCCCCCAGTAGTACCGGAGCCACAG gaGCGTGAGGAAGAAAAGCAGCCACCCAGATTTCAGCTGTCCTCCCTCAGCCCTCAGGAACGCATTGATTACAGTCACCTAATAGAGGAGCTTG GCGGTGTAGTCCTGGACAGGCAGTCTTTCGACCCCAGCTGCTCGCACATCATCATAGGAACTCCTCTGCGGAACGAGAAGTATCTGGCAGCAATGGCAGCGGGCAAGTGGATCCTGCACCGCTCGTACCTGGAGGCCTGCCGCTCTGTGGGTCGCTTCATCCAG GAGGATGAGTATGAGTGGGGCAGTAGCTCCATTCTGGATGCGTTGCCCTCCATCACCTCCCAGCAGAGGAGACTGGCGTTAGCTGCCATGCGCTGGAGAAAAACCC